The following are encoded in a window of Telmatobacter sp. DSM 110680 genomic DNA:
- the lepA gene encoding translation elongation factor 4, with translation MDVKYLRNFAIIAHIDHGKSTLSDRLLELTGSVTGREMQAQILDAMDLERERGITIKAHAVRMMYKARDGQTYQLNLIDTPGHVDFSYEVSRSLASCEGALLVVDATQGVEAQTLANAYLAINHGLDIIPVINKIDLPSADIVRTQEAIEMAVGLDATDAIPVSAKTGQGVDEVLEAIVHRLPPPTGDPDAPLQALIFDSWFDAYRGVIVLVRVMQGTMRKGQRIRLMSNNKSFEVESMGVLMPKPVEIAQLSAGEVGFFAATIKTVSDTRIGDTVTEEERPAAEQLPGFEDIKPMVFAGLYTVDSHEHTLLRDALEKLRLNDSSFFFEPESSAALGFGFRCGFLGLLHMEIIQERLEREYELDLITTAPGVRYHITMTDGSVLEVDNPSRWPEPTNIDEIREPVITAKILTNEEYVGGIFKLVEEKRGKQMNFEYVTPTRVLLTYELPLNEIVLDFYDRLKSISRGYASLDYSLAGEWVSPMVKLDILVSGEPVDALSIIVHRDFAYERGKALVSKMRELIPRQQFEVAIQAAIGAKVVARETVTALRKNVLAKCYGGDISRKRKLLEKQKEGKKRMKRIGKVDIPQEAFLAVLRVGEEQQK, from the coding sequence ATGGACGTAAAATACCTCCGCAATTTCGCAATCATTGCCCACATCGACCATGGGAAGTCGACGCTTAGCGACCGCTTGCTTGAACTGACGGGCTCGGTGACCGGTCGTGAGATGCAAGCCCAGATTCTTGACGCTATGGACCTGGAGCGAGAGCGCGGAATCACGATCAAGGCTCACGCAGTGCGCATGATGTACAAAGCGCGCGATGGACAGACTTACCAGCTGAACTTGATTGATACCCCGGGGCACGTGGACTTCAGCTATGAAGTTTCGCGGTCGCTGGCTTCGTGTGAAGGGGCGCTGCTGGTGGTGGACGCAACTCAGGGCGTTGAAGCTCAGACGCTGGCCAATGCGTACCTGGCCATCAATCATGGGCTAGACATAATTCCAGTGATCAACAAGATCGATCTTCCTTCGGCCGACATTGTGCGGACGCAGGAGGCGATTGAGATGGCCGTGGGGCTGGACGCAACCGACGCGATTCCAGTGAGCGCAAAGACGGGCCAGGGCGTTGATGAGGTATTGGAGGCGATCGTGCACCGGTTGCCGCCGCCAACTGGCGATCCGGACGCACCGCTGCAGGCCCTGATTTTCGACTCATGGTTCGATGCGTATCGCGGCGTTATCGTGTTGGTGCGCGTGATGCAGGGAACGATGCGCAAAGGGCAGCGAATCCGGCTGATGTCGAACAACAAATCGTTCGAAGTTGAATCGATGGGCGTGCTGATGCCGAAGCCGGTGGAGATTGCGCAGCTTTCGGCAGGTGAAGTGGGATTCTTCGCGGCTACCATCAAAACGGTGAGCGACACGCGCATCGGCGATACGGTCACCGAAGAAGAGCGGCCAGCGGCAGAGCAATTGCCGGGATTCGAAGATATCAAGCCGATGGTCTTCGCGGGACTGTACACCGTTGATTCGCACGAACACACGCTGCTCAGGGATGCGCTTGAAAAACTTCGGTTGAATGATTCGTCCTTCTTCTTTGAACCCGAGAGTTCGGCGGCGCTGGGGTTTGGTTTTCGCTGCGGATTCCTGGGCCTGCTGCACATGGAGATCATCCAGGAACGGCTGGAGCGGGAGTACGAGCTTGATCTGATTACGACAGCTCCGGGCGTGCGCTATCACATCACGATGACGGATGGGTCCGTGCTGGAAGTAGACAATCCATCGCGTTGGCCGGAGCCAACGAACATCGACGAGATCCGCGAGCCGGTGATCACGGCCAAGATTCTGACCAACGAGGAATATGTGGGCGGAATCTTCAAACTCGTCGAGGAGAAGCGCGGCAAGCAAATGAACTTCGAGTATGTGACCCCGACTCGAGTTCTGCTTACGTACGAGTTGCCGTTGAACGAGATTGTGTTGGATTTCTATGATCGGTTGAAGTCGATTTCCCGAGGGTATGCGTCGCTGGACTATTCTCTGGCCGGGGAATGGGTATCGCCCATGGTGAAGCTGGACATCCTGGTATCGGGCGAGCCGGTGGATGCTCTGTCGATCATTGTGCATCGGGACTTTGCCTATGAGCGCGGAAAGGCGCTGGTGTCGAAGATGCGGGAGTTGATTCCGCGACAGCAGTTCGAGGTTGCGATCCAGGCGGCGATCGGGGCGAAGGTTGTGGCTCGAGAAACGGTAACTGCCCTCAGAAAGAACGTTCTGGCCAAGTGCTACGGCGGCGATATCTCCAGAAAACGCAAGCTTTTGGAGAAGCAGAAGGAAGGCAAAAAGCGGATGAAACGCATCGGGAAAGTGGACATTCCGCAGGAAGCTTTTCTTGCCGTACTCAGGGTGGGGGAAGAACAGCAGAAGTGA
- a CDS encoding transglycosylase SLT domain-containing protein, whose protein sequence is MRPIVPRYGVVLSQHQLLRMILARLSNTGCVALTLTLAVSLSACDPSKPAISATPVSQALAPAVISPAPQQIVAPAPAPPPQTSAQQQHLETLIQQVEKAYSLGEAAYKRGNLPEAKSNFDNAVDLMLTSGIDIKSTPALQQEFDHIVDQINGLEMEALKQGNGFTPKTEDTPAEAASDVTFVVDPNIVAKANADLATTKSDLPLVVNDYVASYINFFANTTKGHNTLLHSFQRAGRYRAMIQRVMSEEGVPQDLIYLAVAESGFQPRAVNARSRAGGMWQFMPHGNYGLERNSYVDERFDPEKSTRAYARYMKYIYSQLGDWYLSMAGYDWGTGNIQRAVEKTGYADFWELYKRNNLPGETKNYVPEILAAIIIANHPTQYGFDDITLDPPVLTDTVTINYSADLRLVSDIVGAPIDELIALNPSLLRMVTPPDYQFDLHLPAGTAALFQEKIAAIPESKRNSWRYHKVTAEDTLASVAHTYSVSVSSLAAANQLDQTGKLDGVEALVVPVAPAASPSAHTVYYTTRRGDTLVSVADRFGVSLTQLRRWNKLPASGIKIDSGRRLHVAEPTVVRASSSRSRRGKTKTGGTREVAAATETSHDASASSHSRTSAHSSGSNHSTHSGTKSSTKGAHSSHATKHSSHAKSSAHNKK, encoded by the coding sequence ATGAGACCGATTGTTCCGCGCTATGGGGTAGTGTTGTCACAGCATCAACTTTTGCGCATGATTCTTGCTCGCTTGAGTAACACGGGTTGCGTCGCGTTGACCCTGACGCTCGCCGTTTCTCTGTCAGCATGCGACCCCTCAAAACCCGCGATCTCGGCGACTCCGGTTTCCCAGGCTCTCGCTCCTGCGGTGATCTCGCCCGCGCCACAGCAGATCGTTGCGCCCGCACCGGCTCCTCCACCGCAAACCTCGGCACAACAGCAGCATCTAGAGACGCTCATTCAGCAGGTCGAAAAGGCATACTCCCTCGGCGAAGCCGCGTATAAGCGTGGCAATCTGCCTGAGGCCAAATCGAATTTCGATAATGCCGTCGATCTCATGCTCACAAGCGGCATCGACATCAAGTCAACCCCGGCACTCCAGCAGGAATTCGATCACATCGTCGATCAGATCAACGGCCTTGAGATGGAAGCCCTCAAACAAGGCAACGGGTTCACTCCCAAGACCGAAGACACCCCCGCCGAGGCCGCCAGTGATGTCACCTTCGTCGTTGATCCCAACATCGTAGCAAAGGCCAACGCTGACCTCGCGACCACCAAGTCCGACCTTCCCCTCGTGGTGAACGACTACGTCGCCTCGTACATCAACTTCTTCGCCAACACCACAAAGGGTCACAACACCCTGCTTCACTCCTTCCAGCGAGCCGGACGTTACCGTGCGATGATTCAGCGCGTCATGAGTGAAGAGGGCGTTCCGCAGGATCTCATCTACCTTGCCGTAGCGGAGTCGGGGTTTCAGCCCCGAGCCGTCAACGCCCGATCCCGCGCCGGCGGCATGTGGCAGTTCATGCCCCACGGGAACTACGGCCTCGAGCGCAACAGCTACGTTGACGAGCGCTTCGATCCGGAAAAGTCTACCCGCGCCTACGCACGCTACATGAAATACATCTACTCGCAGCTCGGAGACTGGTATCTCTCCATGGCCGGCTACGACTGGGGCACCGGCAACATTCAGCGCGCCGTCGAGAAGACTGGCTACGCCGATTTCTGGGAGCTCTACAAGCGCAATAACCTACCCGGCGAAACCAAGAACTACGTCCCCGAAATCCTTGCCGCCATCATCATTGCTAATCACCCCACGCAATACGGCTTCGACGACATCACGCTTGACCCGCCTGTCCTCACCGACACGGTCACCATCAACTACTCCGCGGACCTGAGGCTGGTGTCAGATATAGTCGGCGCGCCGATCGACGAGCTCATCGCGCTGAATCCCAGCCTGCTGCGCATGGTTACTCCGCCCGACTACCAGTTTGACCTGCATTTGCCCGCCGGTACCGCCGCACTTTTCCAGGAAAAGATTGCCGCCATCCCGGAGAGCAAGCGCAACTCATGGCGCTATCACAAGGTCACTGCGGAAGACACGCTGGCCTCCGTCGCCCACACCTACAGCGTCTCGGTTTCGTCTCTTGCCGCTGCCAATCAATTGGACCAGACTGGCAAGCTCGATGGGGTCGAAGCGCTCGTGGTGCCCGTCGCTCCGGCCGCCTCCCCGTCCGCACACACTGTCTACTACACCACCCGCCGCGGCGATACCCTGGTCTCCGTTGCCGATCGCTTTGGCGTCTCCCTCACCCAGCTGCGCCGCTGGAACAAGCTTCCCGCCAGCGGCATCAAGATAGACTCGGGCCGCCGCCTTCACGTCGCGGAGCCAACCGTGGTTCGCGCCAGTAGCAGCCGCAGCCGCCGCGGAAAAACCAAGACCGGTGGCACGCGCGAGGTCGCTGCCGCAACCGAGACGTCTCATGATGCGTCGGCCTCGTCGCACTCGCGCACAAGTGCGCATTCTTCCGGCAGCAACCACTCGACGCATAGCGGCACCAAGTCATCCACGAAGGGTGCGCACTCTTCGCATGCGACGAAGCATTCCTCGCACGCCAAGTCTTCCGCACACAACAAAAAATAG
- a CDS encoding DinB family protein — MTELAQEFRTGLDDVHRALISVPEGLADVPWREGGWTRKQIVGHLLDSATNNRQRFVRAASEGFFNGRNYEQDAWVAAHGYAEQTWETLLGWWEAEHEILMAVVDRIPEERLEAPCVMDADAPVTLRFLIEDYVTHQQWHLKQLLAPS; from the coding sequence ATGACTGAATTGGCGCAGGAATTTCGTACGGGTTTGGATGACGTGCATCGAGCGCTGATTTCGGTGCCCGAGGGACTTGCCGATGTGCCGTGGCGCGAGGGCGGGTGGACGCGGAAGCAGATCGTGGGCCACCTGCTCGACTCGGCTACGAACAATCGGCAGCGGTTCGTTCGGGCGGCAAGCGAAGGTTTTTTCAACGGGCGAAATTATGAGCAGGATGCCTGGGTCGCGGCTCACGGTTACGCCGAGCAGACATGGGAGACGCTTCTCGGTTGGTGGGAGGCGGAGCACGAGATTCTGATGGCGGTTGTGGATCGCATTCCCGAGGAGCGACTCGAGGCTCCTTGCGTGATGGATGCGGATGCTCCGGTGACGCTGCGGTTTCTGATTGAGGACTACGTGACGCACCAGCAATGGCATTTGAAGCAGCTGCTGGCTCCCAGCTAG
- a CDS encoding peroxiredoxin, whose protein sequence is MRKTILMVCAAAFALTVSLATVRAADEPMPSVGQTAPTFTLPSQDGNQVSLDSFRGKWVVLYFYPKDMTQGCTIEAHNFQRDQAKFDAANAVIVGVSVDTPDSHKQFCTKEGLTFKLLADPEHKVVDQYGSLGNYNGMTIAMRNTFLIDPKGKIVKVWTKVNPQVHSEEVLAALADAKKG, encoded by the coding sequence ATGAGAAAGACGATCTTAATGGTTTGTGCCGCGGCGTTTGCGCTGACGGTTTCGCTGGCGACGGTGCGGGCGGCCGATGAGCCGATGCCGTCCGTTGGACAGACGGCGCCCACGTTTACTTTGCCCTCGCAGGATGGGAACCAAGTGTCACTGGATAGCTTTCGGGGCAAGTGGGTGGTGCTTTACTTCTACCCCAAGGACATGACCCAGGGCTGCACCATCGAAGCGCACAACTTTCAGCGCGACCAGGCGAAGTTTGACGCCGCGAACGCAGTCATTGTGGGCGTGAGTGTGGACACTCCTGATAGCCACAAGCAGTTCTGCACGAAGGAAGGGCTGACCTTTAAGTTGCTGGCCGATCCTGAACACAAGGTTGTGGACCAATACGGTTCGCTGGGCAACTACAACGGGATGACAATTGCGATGCGCAACACGTTCCTGATCGATCCAAAGGGAAAGATCGTGAAGGTGTGGACGAAGGTGAATCCGCAGGTGCACTCGGAAGAGGTGCTGGCAGCGCTAGCGGATGCGAAGAAGGGCTAG
- the lpxI gene encoding UDP-2,3-diacylglucosamine diphosphatase LpxI (LpxI, functionally equivalent to LpxH, replaces it in LPS biosynthesis in a minority of bacteria.) — protein MRLGLIAGNGRFPFLLLDAARAQGFAVTVAAIREETDPEINDRAAADEKITVHWLSLGELSRLIDVFHKEDVKSAVMAGQVKHKQIFSSIRPDWRLAKLLLNLRTRNTDMLLGAVAKVLEDEGIDLMSSTQFLEPLLAQEGALTEAVGGRAPSEDERKNIEYGQGVARAVAGFDIGQTVVVAAQACVAVEAMEGTDATIERAGMLMKSMEDDGGSPASTLERRLTVVKVAKPNQDMRFDVPVIGIKTIEAMIEAGASCLSVEAGRTLLFDREALLKRAAEAGIAVVAVPRRQ, from the coding sequence ATGCGACTCGGTCTGATTGCCGGCAACGGGCGGTTTCCGTTCTTGCTGCTGGATGCGGCGCGGGCGCAGGGGTTCGCCGTGACGGTGGCGGCGATTCGCGAAGAGACCGACCCGGAGATCAACGATCGAGCTGCGGCCGACGAAAAGATTACAGTGCACTGGCTTTCCTTGGGGGAGCTTTCGCGATTGATCGACGTATTTCACAAGGAAGATGTGAAGTCCGCGGTGATGGCTGGGCAGGTGAAGCACAAACAGATCTTTTCCAGTATTCGGCCGGACTGGCGACTGGCGAAGCTGCTGCTGAATCTGCGTACACGTAACACGGACATGCTGCTGGGAGCGGTGGCCAAGGTGCTTGAGGACGAGGGCATCGACTTGATGAGTTCCACGCAGTTTCTGGAGCCGCTGCTGGCCCAGGAGGGCGCACTGACCGAGGCCGTGGGCGGCCGGGCGCCGAGCGAGGATGAGCGGAAGAATATCGAGTATGGCCAGGGGGTGGCACGAGCTGTGGCTGGGTTCGACATTGGGCAGACGGTCGTAGTGGCGGCGCAGGCGTGTGTGGCGGTCGAGGCTATGGAAGGAACGGACGCTACCATTGAGCGGGCTGGGATGCTGATGAAGTCGATGGAAGATGACGGTGGATCGCCCGCTTCTACGCTGGAACGAAGACTGACGGTAGTGAAGGTCGCGAAACCGAACCAGGATATGCGCTTCGATGTTCCGGTGATCGGGATCAAGACGATCGAAGCGATGATTGAGGCGGGCGCGAGTTGCTTGTCGGTGGAAGCGGGGCGGACACTGCTGTTCGATCGCGAGGCGCTCCTGAAGCGTGCGGCCGAGGCGGGGATTGCGGTCGTCGCGGTGCCGCGACGGCAGTGA
- the lpxA gene encoding acyl-ACP--UDP-N-acetylglucosamine O-acyltransferase: protein MSIHPSAVIAEGAVVPDSCEVGPFSTIGPDVVLGENCRLISHVVLDGRTHIGARNVFYPFCAVGMAPQDLKYGGEPTQTDIGDDNTIRESVTITRGTVGGGGITRVGSKNLLMTAVHIGHDCIVGNGCILANAATLAGHVIIEDFATVGAFSPVHQFCTVGKYAFIGGGTIVTQDVLPFSKTSARRENKAFGVNSIGLERRGFSAERIKALQRAFRLLLVSKMNTTQALEKIRELEGEDVAMLVKFIERSKRGVIK, encoded by the coding sequence GTGAGTATCCATCCCAGCGCGGTGATTGCGGAAGGTGCGGTAGTTCCTGACTCCTGCGAGGTGGGGCCATTCTCGACGATCGGGCCGGACGTGGTGCTGGGCGAGAATTGCAGGCTGATTTCGCACGTGGTGCTGGATGGAAGGACGCACATCGGGGCGCGGAATGTGTTTTATCCGTTCTGCGCGGTGGGCATGGCGCCACAGGATTTGAAGTACGGCGGCGAGCCCACCCAGACCGATATCGGCGATGACAATACGATTCGCGAAAGCGTGACGATCACTCGCGGCACGGTGGGCGGAGGGGGCATTACACGGGTAGGTTCGAAGAACCTGCTGATGACGGCGGTGCACATCGGGCACGACTGCATCGTAGGCAACGGTTGCATCCTCGCCAACGCGGCGACGCTGGCGGGGCACGTGATCATTGAGGACTTCGCGACAGTGGGCGCGTTCAGCCCGGTGCACCAGTTCTGCACGGTAGGGAAGTACGCCTTCATCGGTGGCGGGACGATTGTGACGCAGGATGTACTGCCGTTTTCGAAGACCTCGGCGCGGCGCGAGAACAAGGCTTTCGGCGTGAACAGCATTGGACTGGAGCGGCGCGGGTTCAGTGCGGAACGGATCAAGGCTTTGCAGCGGGCCTTCCGCTTGCTGCTGGTGTCGAAGATGAACACGACGCAGGCGCTTGAGAAGATTCGAGAGCTTGAGGGCGAGGATGTGGCCATGCTGGTGAAGTTCATCGAGCGCAGCAAGCGCGGGGTTATCAAGTAG
- the fabZ gene encoding 3-hydroxyacyl-ACP dehydratase FabZ, with the protein MTFDIQEILEFLPHRYPFLLIDRITEFEPTKRLVAIKNVTINEPFFQGHFPGYPIMPGVLVVEAMAQAGGIIMLHEIEDRQSKLVVFTGIERAKFRRPVTPGDQLRIEVDVLSFRTRAGKIHGRATVDGKLACEATLTCAVVTRERERKAHGDGPDTNAAGEQASTAPGVE; encoded by the coding sequence ATGACGTTCGATATCCAGGAGATCCTGGAATTCCTTCCGCACCGCTACCCTTTTCTGCTGATCGACAGGATCACCGAGTTTGAGCCGACCAAGCGGCTGGTGGCGATCAAAAACGTGACCATCAATGAGCCGTTCTTCCAGGGACATTTTCCGGGCTATCCGATTATGCCGGGAGTGCTGGTGGTGGAGGCAATGGCGCAGGCGGGCGGCATCATCATGCTGCATGAGATTGAAGATCGGCAGTCGAAGCTCGTGGTGTTTACGGGGATCGAGCGGGCCAAATTTCGTCGGCCGGTGACGCCGGGCGACCAGTTGCGGATCGAAGTAGATGTGCTTTCGTTCCGGACGCGCGCAGGGAAGATTCATGGACGCGCGACGGTGGATGGCAAGCTGGCGTGCGAAGCGACGCTGACATGCGCGGTGGTGACGCGGGAACGCGAGCGCAAGGCGCATGGAGACGGCCCAGATACGAATGCGGCAGGGGAACAGGCATCCACGGCGCCGGGGGTCGAGTGA
- a CDS encoding SDR family oxidoreductase, with translation MAGVSLVLDGKVALITGGSRGIGAETVRLFAAAGARVVFSYRQAKELALTLMDECGGPTRCIPIEQDLSSPAEGRALVGAALKAFGRLDALVVNHGVWPSEDAPIELMTEEQWRNTMAVNLDSVFGLVQAAVGQMLLQGEPATGGDGTKGHIVLISSTAGQRGEALHADYAVTKGALISLTKSLSSELAPQGIRVNCVAPGWVATDMSAGTLGDPALGSRIKAGIPVGRVATPLEIAGPVLFLCTPLAGFISGEVMNVNGGAVLVG, from the coding sequence ATGGCGGGAGTGTCACTGGTATTGGATGGGAAGGTTGCGCTGATCACGGGCGGGTCCCGCGGGATTGGTGCGGAGACGGTGCGGCTGTTTGCTGCGGCTGGCGCCCGGGTCGTGTTCAGCTACCGACAGGCTAAGGAACTGGCGCTGACGTTGATGGATGAGTGTGGCGGTCCGACGCGCTGCATCCCCATCGAACAGGATCTGAGTTCGCCGGCGGAAGGGCGTGCGCTTGTGGGAGCGGCGCTGAAGGCCTTTGGGCGGCTGGATGCGCTGGTGGTGAATCATGGCGTCTGGCCTTCGGAAGATGCACCTATCGAGTTGATGACCGAGGAACAGTGGCGGAATACGATGGCCGTGAATCTGGACTCGGTATTCGGGCTGGTGCAGGCGGCGGTGGGGCAGATGCTGCTGCAGGGTGAGCCGGCGACCGGCGGGGATGGAACAAAAGGACATATTGTGCTGATTAGTTCCACGGCTGGGCAGCGGGGGGAGGCTCTGCACGCAGACTATGCCGTAACGAAAGGCGCGCTGATCAGTCTGACAAAGAGCCTGTCGAGTGAGCTGGCACCGCAGGGGATTCGCGTTAACTGCGTGGCTCCCGGATGGGTTGCAACGGATATGTCGGCGGGGACGCTGGGCGATCCTGCACTGGGCTCGCGGATCAAAGCAGGGATTCCGGTGGGGCGTGTGGCTACACCGCTGGAGATTGCGGGGCCGGTGTTGTTTCTGTGTACACCGCTAGCGGGTTTTATTTCCGGTGAGGTGATGAACGTGAATGGGGGAGCGGTGCTGGTGGGGTAA